In a single window of the Flavobacterium sp. W4I14 genome:
- a CDS encoding cytoskeletal protein CcmA (bactofilin family) (product_source=COG1664; cath_funfam=2.160.10.10; cog=COG1664; superfamily=51161; transmembrane_helix_parts=Inside_1_6,TMhelix_7_29,Outside_30_412), producing the protein MVKAGALYFSIIVAFLIAVICASLIMLAAHYRGSYLKEMRMARLNRNMDSGIAYVLAENETTSGSLEDLDLFGDQTDSVRIAKKKWGIFTLATVKSFVLADTLKRSFMMGIETTNDALAVYLSDEDRPLSVSGDTRITGDVEVPKAGMRKSYVESRPYSGDQLVYGKIQDSKRTLGGLEKKWITEIEEKLDFDPSALSALAAGDEHVSFFAAAKEFDVSRLTKISNSLSGQVTLYSDTTVRISAGAKLDNTIIYAKSIVIADGFKGNCQLFARDSIIVGNDVRLGYPSVLALVSKEKTVDQAKVSLGRNVVFEGIILSYESKRSALQTLVGLGEKTVVKGEIYATGLIKLEKKIKVEGKVSCNRFIMQTPTTLYENFLVDVTINRKARSRVYLTSAIFTGALGNRKILRWEN; encoded by the coding sequence GTGGTAAAGGCCGGGGCATTATATTTCTCGATAATTGTTGCTTTTCTGATTGCAGTGATCTGTGCATCGCTGATCATGTTGGCAGCGCATTATCGTGGAAGCTACCTGAAAGAAATGCGGATGGCCAGGCTAAACAGGAATATGGACTCGGGCATTGCCTATGTGCTTGCTGAAAATGAAACTACAAGCGGCAGTTTAGAAGACCTGGATCTGTTCGGTGATCAAACAGACAGTGTGCGCATCGCGAAAAAAAAATGGGGGATCTTCACGCTTGCTACGGTAAAAAGTTTTGTGCTGGCGGATACGCTTAAGCGCAGTTTTATGATGGGAATTGAAACCACCAATGATGCTTTAGCGGTATACCTGAGCGATGAAGACCGGCCTTTGTCGGTTAGCGGTGATACGCGGATTACGGGAGATGTAGAAGTGCCCAAAGCGGGGATGAGAAAATCTTATGTGGAAAGCAGGCCATATTCGGGCGATCAATTGGTTTATGGAAAGATACAGGATAGCAAAAGAACGCTCGGAGGTCTGGAAAAGAAATGGATTACCGAGATAGAAGAGAAACTGGATTTTGATCCGTCAGCACTTTCGGCATTAGCTGCAGGCGATGAGCATGTTTCATTTTTTGCTGCTGCAAAAGAATTCGATGTGTCGCGTTTGACAAAGATAAGCAATAGCCTATCTGGTCAGGTCACGCTCTATTCGGACACTACTGTACGGATTTCTGCAGGTGCGAAACTCGATAATACCATAATCTATGCAAAAAGCATTGTCATTGCTGATGGTTTTAAAGGAAACTGTCAGCTTTTTGCGCGTGATTCGATCATCGTAGGGAACGATGTCAGGCTCGGTTATCCATCAGTGCTGGCCCTGGTCAGCAAGGAGAAAACAGTTGATCAGGCGAAGGTTTCTTTGGGCAGGAATGTTGTTTTTGAAGGCATTATACTCAGTTATGAATCCAAAAGATCGGCCTTACAGACCTTGGTTGGTTTAGGTGAAAAGACAGTGGTCAAGGGCGAGATCTATGCGACAGGATTGATCAAACTCGAAAAAAAAATAAAGGTAGAAGGAAAGGTTTCCTGCAACCGTTTTATCATGCAGACGCCGACAACACTGTATG
- a CDS encoding hypothetical protein (product_source=Hypo-rule applied; cleavage_site_network=SignalP-noTM) has product MKKILILLFVTLNHAVVLAQTTNKFPESGNVGIGTLNPSAKLSIALGAGAANGTVGLKIGSVDDYPSLELGVENNYDAQIRTFGNDLNIYAGHFRTIGSTSTEDHEINFYTSKNGSTNWNTVKMVLTADGQLGIGTITPSEKLSVNGNIRAREIKVEAANWPDYVFARDYRPLSPDELERYISVNKHLPGLPSAKEAEENGIELGKMNKKLLEKIEELTLYMISQQKEIKALTEQIYKK; this is encoded by the coding sequence ATGAAAAAAATCCTAATCTTATTATTCGTCACCCTAAATCATGCTGTTGTTTTGGCTCAAACAACCAATAAATTTCCCGAAAGTGGAAACGTAGGCATAGGCACTTTGAACCCGTCTGCCAAATTAAGCATTGCATTAGGCGCAGGTGCCGCCAATGGTACAGTTGGTTTGAAAATAGGTTCTGTAGATGATTATCCGAGTTTAGAATTGGGGGTAGAGAATAATTATGATGCACAAATAAGAACGTTTGGCAACGATTTAAATATATATGCTGGTCATTTCAGAACTATAGGAAGTACTTCGACCGAAGACCATGAAATTAATTTTTATACCAGCAAAAACGGTTCTACAAATTGGAATACTGTTAAGATGGTATTAACTGCCGATGGTCAATTAGGCATAGGTACCATCACTCCATCTGAAAAGCTTTCAGTTAATGGTAATATCCGTGCTAGAGAAATAAAAGTAGAAGCCGCCAACTGGCCCGATTATGTTTTCGCTAGAGATTACCGTCCACTTAGTCCAGATGAACTTGAAAGATATATTTCGGTCAATAAGCACTTGCCAGGTCTTCCTTCAGCAAAAGAAGCCGAAGAGAATGGTATTGAACTTGGGAAAATGAATAAAAAACTGCTTGAAAAGATAGAGGAGCTTACGCTGTACATGATCAGCCAGCAGAAAGAAATTAAAGCATTAACGGAACAGATTTATAAAAAATAG
- a CDS encoding hypothetical protein (product_source=Hypo-rule applied; cleavage_site_network=SignalP-noTM) produces the protein MKKLTLILFAISAVFIAFAQDTNVLTGLGEPAYGVRIKVNFPRLTTTYARGYYIANQDNTINFLGLGVLGEINNGVSTMNYGWIGKDYNETYMSFLQSGNVGIGTTTPTEKLSIYGTVNSAPGVISLESSRNDDGFVEVGAISTKNNGGEIARVGMLRGAGTYHGLINFLVKPTNDAPLIEAMRIAENGNLLIGKITQSNVSYKLDINGKARANEIVVNTTGADFVFEPDYKLPELAELEKFVKTNKHLPEIPTAKQMVENGINLGELNIKLLQKVEELTLHLIAKDKNAMQLEKKLNSQTELLAAFEERLKKMEQSNIQNPTTNKK, from the coding sequence ATGAAAAAACTTACGCTCATCCTTTTTGCTATTTCTGCCGTATTTATCGCTTTTGCACAAGACACTAATGTTTTGACGGGGTTAGGAGAGCCGGCCTATGGCGTACGGATTAAGGTTAATTTTCCTAGATTAACAACTACTTATGCAAGAGGGTATTACATCGCTAATCAAGATAATACAATAAATTTTCTTGGCTTAGGGGTACTTGGTGAAATTAATAATGGAGTATCGACCATGAATTATGGCTGGATTGGTAAAGATTATAACGAAACCTATATGTCGTTTCTACAAAGCGGAAACGTAGGCATTGGTACTACTACACCAACAGAAAAATTGAGCATTTATGGTACGGTTAATTCTGCTCCAGGTGTGATAAGTTTAGAATCATCAAGAAATGACGATGGCTTTGTAGAGGTTGGTGCTATTAGTACAAAAAATAATGGAGGTGAAATTGCTCGTGTTGGAATGTTGCGTGGGGCAGGTACTTACCATGGGCTCATCAATTTTTTAGTTAAACCTACTAACGATGCTCCATTGATAGAGGCAATGAGAATTGCGGAAAATGGAAATTTGTTGATTGGAAAAATCACTCAATCCAATGTCAGCTATAAACTAGATATAAACGGAAAGGCCCGTGCCAACGAAATTGTGGTGAATACCACTGGAGCTGATTTTGTATTTGAGCCTGATTATAAACTCCCAGAGCTAGCAGAACTCGAAAAATTTGTAAAAACCAACAAACACCTGCCTGAAATTCCAACTGCCAAGCAGATGGTAGAAAATGGTATAAATCTGGGGGAACTTAACATTAAATTATTGCAAAAGGTAGAAGAACTCACTTTACATTTAATAGCGAAAGACAAAAATGCCATGCAACTAGAAAAAAAGTTAAACTCGCAGACAGAGCTTTTAGCTGCCTTCGAAGAACGATTAAAAAAAATGGAACAGTCAAATATCCAAAATCCAACTACTAACAAAAAGTAA
- a CDS encoding hypothetical protein (product_source=Hypo-rule applied) has translation MKNYRLILILIVFFFSSVQAIEKTNKYSVSSLIVDGYETNVTFPVGFSIGDFSRL, from the coding sequence ATGAAAAATTATCGCTTAATCTTAATCCTCATTGTGTTTTTTTTCAGTAGTGTCCAGGCTATCGAAAAAACAAATAAATATTCAGTTTCCAGTTTGATAGTTGATGGTTATGAAACCAATGTAACTTTTCCTGTGGGTTTTTCCATTGGCGATTTTAGCAGACTATGA